In Felis catus isolate Fca126 chromosome A3, F.catus_Fca126_mat1.0, whole genome shotgun sequence, a single genomic region encodes these proteins:
- the FOXI3 gene encoding forkhead box protein I3 gives MLSPERRHQPRSPLAAAAAPHPPTAADMALYCGDNFGVYSQPGLPPPAAAAAPGAPPASRAPYGLADYAAPPAAAANPYLWLNGPGVGGPPAAAAAAAAAYLGAPPPPPPPPGGAAGPFLQPPPAAGTFGCAQRAFAQPAPAAPASPAGPAAPGELGWLSMASREDLMKMVRPPYSYSALIAMAIQSAPERKLTLSHIYQFVADSFPFYQRSKAGWQNSIRHNLSLNDCFKKVPRDEDDPGKGNYWTLDPNCEKMFDNGNFRRKRKRRSEASSSSAVAPGTTKSEDGLSSGLGSGVAAKPEGDSPTALLRPSQSPEPPEGTKSTASSPGGSLLTSTPCLNTFFSSLSTLSVSGSGGTQRALPGGRHLGIQGAQLPSSSAFPPSSVSEAAPDTLPLSSGAGSSSQRPSYCSPFPAGSSGGQSSPFSSPFYNFSMVNSLIYPREGSEV, from the exons ATGCTCTCGCCCGAGCGGCGACACCAGCCCCGCTCGcccctcgccgccgccgccgcgccgcaCCCGCCGACGGCCGCCGACATGGCCCTGTACTGCGGCGACAACTTCGGCGTGTACTCGCAGCCCGGCctgcccccgcccgccgccgccgccgccccgggcGCCCCGCCGGCCTCCAGGGCGCCCTACGGGCTGGCCGACTAcgccgcgccgcccgccgccgccgccaacCCCTACCTGTGGCTCAACGGGCCGGGCGTGGGCGGCCcgcccgcagccgccgccgccgccgccgccgcgtaCCTGggcgccccgccgccgccgccgccgccccccgggGGCGCGGCCGGGCCCTTCCTGCAGCCGCCCCCCGCCGCCGGCACCTTCGGCTGCGCGCAGCGGGCCTTCGCGCAgcccgcgcccgccgcgcccGCCTCGCCCGCGGGGCCCGCCGCGCCCGGCGAGCTGGGCTGGCTGTCCATGGCCAGCCGCGAGGACCTGATGAAGATGGTGCGGCCGCCCTACTCGTACTCGGCGCTCATCGCCATGGCCATCCAGAGCGCGCCCGAGCGCAAGCTCACGCTCAGCCACATCTACCAGTTCGTGGCCGACAGCTTCCCCTTCTACCAGCGGAGCAAGGCCGGCTGGCAGAACTCCATCCGCCACAACCTGTCGCTCAACGACTGCTTCAAGAAGGTGCCCCGCGACGAGGACGACCCAG GGAAGGGGAATTACTGGACCCTCGAtccaaactgtgagaaaatgtttGACAACGGGAACTTCCGTCGGAAGCGGAAGCGCCGCTCCGAAGCCAGCAGCTCCTCCGCGGTGGCCCCAGGGACCACAAAATCGGAAGACGGGCTCTCCTCAGGATTGGGGTCGGGAGTGGCCGCGAAGCCGGAAGGGGACAGCCCGACGGCTTTGCTAAGACCGTCCCAGTCCCCAGAGCCTCCCGAGGGCACCAAGAGTACCGCCTCGTCCCCGGGAGGCTCCCTGCTcacctccaccccctgcctcaaCACCTTCTTCAGCAGCCTCAGCACCTTGAGTGTCAGCGGCAGTGGGGGCACCCAGCGGGCCCTCCCTGGCGGCCGCCACCTGGGGATCCAGGGGGCCCAGCTGCCCTCCAGCAGCGCCTTCCCCCCCAGCTCGGTCTCGGAAGCCGCGCCGGACACCTTGCCGCTGAGCTCCGGCGCCGGCAGCAGCAGCCAGAGGCCTTCCTACTGCAGCCCTTTCCCTGCCGGCTCCAGCGGGGGGCAAAGCA